Sequence from the Trichoplusia ni isolate ovarian cell line Hi5 unplaced genomic scaffold, tn1 tig00003867, whole genome shotgun sequence genome:
atatgaagtaggttatcccgtacacggcacacacttagtttagcaataaacaTAGAAACTCACCAAGATTGGTATAATTACACCTTAGGAGTCGCGGCAGCAGCCCgcagttatggcgatcgagagggaatgtcacgtagcctctcacatcttgacgtttaggcactagggtggaccactgtcgccgcgtccatgacaattagtaagttgccatagacgcgacgttacaGTACCCCCCCCCCGCAAAAAAAGATTTTGCTCAACAAAATCCGCTAGAATCTCACCGCTCGATCACCAACTATATAGGGACTGACCGCTGCCCTCCATTTAAACTACAGCAACATCATGCTTAATTAAGCTAATTATCATTCCCCCTGTCTCTATTCGGTGAACAAAGTAATAACCAGTGGATAAAGTGAATAGGGTGGAGTTTGAGTCTGCAGTGTAAGTGTAAGTATGACGTGTCATAGTGTGACCCGAAGGGTTCCAGTAGAGAGATACAAGGGCAcgaaaaataccttaattaattttcaataactagGATACATGCAACAACCATCAGCTTTCAgccaattgatttttaaataataaggtttattatagtagttaaacataattagtattatggtaacaattagataaatataagttttaaggGTAGTTGTCCTTGAGACCTgctctgcaaaaaaaatatcatcccTCAAGATCCACAGCATTCGCAAGGACAACGCCagttagaataaataaataaaataaataatattcggtGCGGGCACCTGATTCCAGGGACCGacttgaaatatttcttaaaagaaataaagtttggACAACACAAGGTTTAATGGTAGTCACCACAGGGACCTACTCTGCAATAAATAATAGACACCCCCTGAGGCCCACAGTATTCCCCATGGCGACGCCAACAAAAGTATAACAGTGACACAGTACATTTATTAGGTATAGTGTTGGTGTAGACATTGCTCCACCAACCGATTTGCTTAAGGAGTGGTACTTGTAGAACTACCCAGACATCAGGCTCTGCAGAGACACCAGCAATCAGGACACTCAAAGCCTACCATCAGTCCGCCTGATACAACCTATAGAGAACAAAGAGGGAAAACTAGCTAGTGCGGGTTGGTTAGTTAAATTAGGTGGGTTCACTGGGTCTGGAAAACAGGGCTATGCGCTCATAACCATGGGCGTAGGGCGGCCTTCAAGGCATGTGAAGGTGGTAGTCCCTTGGCATCGTTGCAACACAATTGTGAGCTACACTAGCCTAGCTAGGCCTGCGGGACTACCGAGGGTCCTTCCCTTTTAGGTCCTTAATGTGCCAAGTACCTAATGGTTTATCCTGCATATCCACCAAATCATATACCAGAGGTGAATGCTTACCGGAAACCTTACACTTGACATATTTGGGAGccagtttttttgaaaaatatttatccttatCGCTTAAGTAGTAAGTACGTTTCCACACTATATCACCcacatcaaattcaaatttcttcCGCCTTAAGTTGTAACTACAAGCATTTCTTGAATAGGCCTGAAGCAATGCAGACTGAACTCGGTCAAAGACACCAGACAAAACCCCTAAGTTTTCTGCATACTGATCCCTCGGCtggaaaataatttcattcacaTCTGCATTTTGGTAATGAGAACCGTCAGCAATCAATTCCCTACCAAACACTAAGAATGCTGGGGTATAACCCGTCACCTCACTAGTTGAGCTGTTTAATGCAAATTGCACCTTGGGTACTTGTAGGTCCCAAGAGCGTTGATCATCATTTATGAGGGTAGAAATagctgttattattgttttattatagcgTTCCACAGTGTTTATCTGTGGGGTGTATCTAGGGGTGTAATGCACATTAGGTACCTTGTATTTATTGAACAAATTCCTCATCTCATAGGAAGTGAATTGTGTTCCATTATCCAAGATAACGCACTGTGGGACACCATGTACCAAGAATATATTGTCCTCTAAAAGTTTGCAGATAGTTTTAGCGTTAGCACTCCTCATAGGAAACAATAGACAGTACTTAGAGAAACAGCAAGTTGCCACAAAGAGGTATGCATTTTGTCGCCTAGAGACAGGCAGCGGGCCGACGATGTCGATGCTCAACATCTGAAAGGGACGTGAACACTCCTTTGGTTTACCCATTAGGCCTAGTGGGGCGTGATTAGCTTGTTTGTGAGCAATACACGTGTCGCACGAGGTTACCGCTTCCACAACGTCCCTATGCATACCGGGCCAATAGTAACGTAGGGTCAGTCTCTTATAAGTCTTGTAGATGCCAAGATGCCCCGCTGTAGGTTCAGCATGGTTCTCCTTAATGATGCGCGGCCTTAATTCCGACGGAATCACTTCCTTCCATTCAAACTCAcctaataatgtaaatttgcTTTTGACATATCGAAATAACCTGTCGTCCTTAACTATATAGTTCGGAAACGACGACGGGTGTTGTTGACAACCGTGATATATATTCAAGTACCACTTGTCATTTGTCCGTGTATGTGGGTTTGACTGAGAAGTGCCCGTGTCTACCAAGGTGGCCACAGGAAACGCCCGGATAAGGCATCTGGAAGAGTATTGTCCACACCACGACGGTGTTTAATGTCAAAGTTGAAAGTTGAAAGTCTAACCCCCCACCGTGCCAAGCGGCCGGATGGGTTCTGTAGCTTCAGAAACCATTTTAGAGCCGAGTGATCAGTGTAGACAGTGAATTTCAAACCGTTTTCAAGATAACAACGCCAATGTTCCAAAGCCAGGAGAACAGCAAGAGTTTCTCTTTCGGTAATGCTATAGTTTTGTTCCTGTTTAGACAGGGATTTGCTCATGTAAGCTATAGGATGTTCGACCCCGTCCTTTGTCTGCGTCAATAAGCCACCTATACCATAGTTGCTAGCATCTGTGTGGACTTCGAATGGTAAACTGTAGTCCGGACAAGATAAAACTGGTGCGGTTACTAGAATTTCTCTAAGCTTTTTAAAAGAATCATCGCACTCCTGAGACCATTGAAAGGCGGGGCTTTTTTACTAGCACTGGTTAATTTATTAAGCGGGGCTGCTAATGCGCTAAAATTGGGAACAAACCGTCTGTACCACGAGGCTGTGCCCAAGAATCTTTTGACTTCCTTAGGGTTTGTAGGAACCGGGAAATTTAGAATAGCTTCGACCTTCTCCGGGTCAGGTTGAAGACCTTTAGCATTAACTACATAGCCTAAGTATTTCAGTTCGTCGCGGAAGAATTTGCACTTTTCCATGTTAATTGTAAGGTTGGCGTCGGCTAGCTTATTTAGTACTTTAGTCAGCAGGGAGATGTAATTATTGAAATCAGAGGAAACCAAGACAATGTCATCCAAGAATGCAAAGACCCTATTCTCAAACTCGGGGCCATAGAACAACTTATCTACCATTCTCTGCTGAGTTGCTGGTGCATTGGTAAGACCGAAGGGTGTAGTTTTAAATCTAAACGTTCCACGACCAGGTATATAGAAGGCGGTTTTATTCCTATCAGATTCCTGAAGGGGCAGTTTCCAAAAACTTTTGTATAAGTCAATGCTGGAAAGATACTTAGCGTCTCTCAGATTGACTAGTATTTCAGAAATGTATGGTAGATTATAAGCATCCTTCTTGGTAATGGCATTTAGCTTACGGCTATCAAGGCAAAAACGAAGTTTGCCGTCCTTCTTCGGTGTTAATAAGACTGGAGAGGACCATGGGCTCTCGCACGGCTCGACTACATCCAACCTGAGCATCTCATCAAGCTCTTCTCCCAGAATCCGCTGTTTTTCAGGGGACATCCTGTAATAACGTTGACGGATTGGGGGAGAGTCACCCGTATCGATGCAGTGGGTTATAAGGGTGGTCCGACCTAAACCCTTCCTGgtagaagaaatattttcaaattgtttaataatatcattGGCTATTACTTTCTGTGTCTCTGATAACTGGGCAAACGAGTGTAGGTGTAATTTAGAATTAAGCTGCGTGTTAGATTCGcttttatttatgagaaaaatagatttaatgtgTTTAGGAAATATCTGGAAAGCGTTCCAAAAATCCATGCCCAATAAAATTGGACTGTCTATTGAAGGAACCACATAAGCCCTGATAGTTTGCACTTTGTCCTCGAATGTAATTGGTAAATTTAGGAGGCCAATAGAGTGCAATACTTGTCCCCCAGCGGCGACAAATGTCTGTTCACTGTCCACAGGTTGCACGGTTAGACCTAGCTCCTGGGACAAAAACTTATGATAATCCCTACCTATTACCGTCACTGCAGAACCAGAGTCCAACAAACCACAAACAGGCAGGTGATTTATTAGAATAGCTGCATATGGTCTAGTATCATTGTTAGGTTTCTTCTGGATTGTCGAGACGGAGTAGCAATtgaaaaatttagaaacaaaggATAACCAATCTTCCCACTCTGCTTTACTCAGTTTATTATAATCTGTTTTCCCAACGCGACAATCCAAGCCAGCTAGTTTTTTGGACGGTTACATTTAGTACAGTCTGGGAATTTTACCCCCTTCTCCCCACACTTGAAACAAATAGGAAAACGTTCTGCGCCACACTGACGCAGCGAGTGTGAGTTGCTTCTACAACGAGGACAGAAAGGGGTAACCCCTTGTGAAGAGTTAGCATCTCCTGTGTTAACTGCAGAAATAGGCTTCAGTGGCCGATGGTCCTCCCAAGTGGGGGTAgctgttttataaaaattacctcGGCTATATCTACTGTAGttataagaataagaattagAGGCCGTGCCAAAAGACTTGGTTCCGGTCTTGATATATGCGAACTCTGGTGCCAAGGAGGAGAGGTTAGATTTAGAGGGTTCCTGATAATGGGCAGCtcgtgatttatatttttcgtagtttttgcAAACCGCTTCTAGCTGTTCCAGAGTTTTCACATTACTGATTGCTAGAACTTCCGCATAAATTGGTTTTAAGTTATGGGAGATAATATCGAATATTTCAGATTCAGTTGGCCTTGAGTTCAACCTATTAAACAGACCGTTCATGATGGAAATATATACTGTTATGTTCTCAAGGTCTCCTTGAGTACGCTGTCTTATTTCAGTAAGCAATCTGTAGTCATAGTCATCGGAGTCGAAGGCCTCTTTTAGTAGTTGTGTAAGTTCCAACCACGAGCTAACCTTAGGTCTAATATGTCGGTACCAATGCAAGGCATTGTCCGAAAAGATTTCATAGgcatagttaaacatgtcaTCTGCCTTGATTTTCTTACTAATCTGAAATTCCTCTAGATTCTGAATAAAAGAGCGTACACAAGTCCTACCATCATATTTTGGCTTATTAGGAATGTGGTTGGTGCAAGTAACAGTTATGTTGGAGCCGGTAGGCTCTGAATGTTGAGCGGTATGAGTGTTGTTGTGGGACCTATATTTGGTTTCAAGATCAGCGAGCTGTGATGTGGCAGTGGTGAATGTAGCTTCTAGTTTCTTTCTTCGTGTAATAAGTTCAGAATTAGTTGGTGTAATACGTGATAACCTGTACCTAATGTGGTTCTTATATGATATGGCCTTGGATACTCCGGCCTCAGTATTAATTCCTACTATACTTGACTGAAATTCTGACAAGGTAAGTTCTACAGCATCTAAATCCTCCCGGGTATCCAAACCGGACTCCTGAATGTCATCACTAGAATATTTCTTACATagctgatttatttgttttctaagttCTATACAAGTGCCAGATTCTCCACCCCTAATAAGTACCTCATATTCAAGCTCAGCTTTTCTTaggtgaataaaattgattgggtGAGTTCCCATTTTATACAACAAGAACCGATGAGTGGTAGTTAACAATTGGAACTGATTAGATTATAACCAATTACACAGTTGAGTGTTACAACACAGACTTacagaattaatgaaatattttgataattacagtATCAGTTATAAGGATAACCAATAAGAACAATTattgagattaattaattaattatagtattgatTCTTAGTTAAACATTgattataatctttaattaattattaataaattatagtgttagattatattatgttcattaaataaattattatattagattatagttgaatttaaataataccgctGCGATGCAGCCAAGCGACAACCTAAGTACCTGTGCCAGTAAAGATTGGGCGCCActgtaacggtgagggccgcacaggtaggctgtgcggaccgttaaccaattagggagaaagaaaacccgaggtagatctccaaaaaggtctttaatggaactaggtccggctaggtcgcgggtttgtggcacaggtaattaagtcctcgcttttatatgagtgagggggtaccgtccctggggggtccacgtagggtgcccggtgagctggctgaagctggctgaagccgcacggaagctggctgaagctgcacggaagctggctgaagctgcacggaagctggctgaagatggctgagcggcccggtgagcgggcagaggctggctgagcggcacagaagctggatgagcggcccgggagctggctgaagctgcccagaagctggggtcgctggcgtgacaacggccgcggccaccagtaggtgcttagccgccggctggagagcgggacccgcagaaggtagtgggacggcggtaacccgtagggtgacccctggaagcgtgcatagaggtgcgtaggttagcggtgccgaagatgttggcccgcatgcgatgtggatgctcccctagtggtccccagggcagcacagaggcagggaaagggaaagctcacacatcgcagcggtttacaaggcagatgggtgcaatgacacgtgctcaaggctgatgcaataaagtgcttacactatccagagctcattttagcctttaaaggggtggcaggaggctagtaacagctgaaggcacactgagtattcacttaacactattgagaacaagggcaatgcagcccgcatgcatgggataacctaagaccgcgtggtcggccaaggcaagcgaaacagaacaagcagaatgggattaaatatgtgaaaattaatatgaagtaggttatcccgtacacggcacacacttagtttagcaataaacatagaaactcacccaagattggggtataattacaccttaggagtcgtggcagcagccgccagttatggcgatcgagagggaatgtcacgtagcctctcacatcttgacgtttaggcactagggtggaccactgtcgccgcgtccatggacaattagtaagttggccatagacgcgacgttacaATGATGCTATTGATGACATAGCTTTATTCCAAAAGAACTTGACCTTGTtagctgataaattaatataaaaaactaaattcaatggaatgttaaatttattagaaagtagtctcctaactttatcttttaaactagAAGACACTGTAAACGctattatgtttagtaaattaaatattttgtatccttctattataagtccaaaacagctatttacagagtttgttaataattataggtttttagctgatatcaatttcctttaagtttaactttagaaaatatacacactttattgaatgtttcagaaattgcgagttattataataataacaaagttgtatttgccttaaaaatacctttagtaaattccaggagctatgatttatatcataacataCCTTATCCAGTTTCTGTAACGCATGATACTTATACTATGATCATTCCCTCTACTAAATATCTAGCTATTAACAGAGATAGatcatattatagtaaattagaTAATCTAAGTAGCTGtaagacaataaataaccaGTACTATATATGTGACAACCTAGATACTTACTCGTGTGCCAGGACTTGGATCTGCATCGGATATAAtctcaaaagcattaaaatctgTGCCTAGTAATTGTAAGACCCAATTTATTTAAGGCCAACTAGATATTTGGCAAACATTGGCTAACAATACATGGTTATATGTTATTACAAACCCTTCCAAATTGTCCATAGACTGTAAAGCTTCCAATACTGAAGTTATCATATCAGGCACAGGCATGATAAACTTACCTCCGTATTGTATAGCCTTTTATAAAGACTCAAGGTTAATacccaaatattacaaaacaattaaggtccaaacaatttaaattaactttaatctagTAAATGACTCTTGTTGTAATTCGGAAACATTATCGAAACTTGAGCCTCAAATTCCcgttttaaatcttactaatattaaccTTGATTCTATAACGTCACGACGAAATTTGGAAACCAGTCGCATTGTCAATAATcttgacaaattaattgaaaaaccacatattgttttatatggtgaatattattcctatgtaacaataattatatttgttattattgtaatatctctttttgttctattttgtaagtttataaaatcggGCATTTGTCATCGTCTCTTAAATAGACAAGCTTTCAAATGTAATATggaaaaagctgaagagcttaCAGAAGTTGCTGCTAGTTCTTCCGACATTTCCGCACCTAAAATCCGTAAATCCCTTGCATAAACTTTACCTTTTAAGGATAAGTTTAGTCAAAACCCTGGGGgctgttatatatatgtaatgtatacatatgatagtgcccaacggctctttctatatcccttgtcagcacttttgatagttcataataataagatgCTCTCTTTACGACAGTTCGATTCCATCATCCGCGCGTGACACTTGCCCTATTTACCGAGTCCTAATgtaattaaagtgtccttcaattttcatctaagttttatttctttgtttttttaaaaccgAAATTCGGGAATCCTCATAACAGTAAGTATGACCATGTGTCTGCTTATCGCACCACCCTTGGCTGGCTTCCCATCCGCGAGCGCCGTAAGATGCGGGCTCTCTGTACTCTGTTTTCTTTCTTGACGTCTCCCTCTCCCCCTGCTTACTTATCACCTTATTTCTGTTATCTGTGCGATAATCACAGCCGCGACCTCCGGTTTTCCAAtgatcttcttcttctgtgtcCTTCCCATAGCTCTGGTTTCGTCAACTCTTCTTTCCCTGTACAAGCCGTTTCACTTTGGAACTCTCTTCCCCCTGAAATCAGGATGTCCACCAACCGTTTGGCATTTAAAGTGAGGGTTCGTAAGCTGTTACTGGAAAGTCTAGCTGAGTTGTCCCTACAACCTTCATCGTCCTAATTCTTAAATCTAAGTATGTGAATTAGGGTGgagcgattattttttttttttaatttttgcttcgGCATACCTGTTTAAAGTTGCTAATTTAGGTCATAactaaatataagaaaactCAGTTTGCTTACGTTAAGTTTAGAGGTGCCCCCATCATCttaaagttttgaaaatttgCGCAAATTCCATAAAATCGCAAACGTTCTATAAACCCGGAATTATATTCTTAGCGATGCTTTATTAGTGTAAACTAAACAAGATTGAACTTGAAACGCGTGTGTTCTGATCAGTACGTACCGGGGTGTGGGGGAggggtattttttatttcactctCTCACATCAAAGAAATGGtattatagtggtttcttaggtttacgcgaatgttagacattgaaatgaaactacttttacggattttatcgcggtttaattttagattttagttcccgatgtttcgaaacctttgcaggtatcatggtcacgggcagactgagatggcgttcgtcttgacaggagatgttgctcgttctaccttcatattttaattaattatttgtggtccgacctacgcagtatgagctcactgtgtcttgatgtcttgcagcgctgctcttgggtttggccttgagtttatttattattggatcccaagtaggtgatatcttccagccatctttctattgaaattagggtgttttttaatctcaatagcctcgcgaaacatcctaggtaggaatttggattctttagcgaggatctgtggttggtcaaatctaatataatggctggaaccttcagcatgttcggcgactgcagacttcgttgagcggcggtgtttcacgtcagctatgtgttctttaacgcgggtccctatgcttcgtttggtttgaccgatgtaagagaggccgcagtcacaatctagtttgtatactcctgcatcttgtagaggtatgtgacacttgacggatggtaaggactggctaatcttcttgggcggcttgaagtatgttttaattgaagctcgcttcaggatgtaaccaatcttgtcagtgactcctctgatgtatggtagtacagcaggcaaacgatcaacagtggctggcttcactcggtttctgtgatggggccgtggaacttggagcttgttgtctcgcagtacttgcttgacgtgttgaagctcagcggcaaggtgtctgtcatcacagagtccgtgtgctctctgaaacaaagattttcccacggtagctaactgtttagggtggtggtgagattcaccgtttaagtacctatctgtatgggtcttctttcgatacacggtgtgactaatggtctgatcaggatttcttttaactaatatgtctaagaaggcaagagatttattattctccaactccatagtgaattgaattttgttattaatggagttgagatgttttaaaaatgcatttacttgactagatggtaaaactgtgaaagtatcatctacgtaccgtttgtaaaacctgggagtgaaaggagctgttttttaaggctgtctcctcgaagtcttccatgaataaaTCGGcaactacaggggatacaggcgagcccatcgctacaccatctacttgtacatagaatttattgttccacagtaggtagccagatgtgaggcagtgctcgagaagttctgcatattctagaggtaggttgttctctgctagcttcttagaaacaatttcaatacaatccttaactggtaggcatgtaaacaaggactgtacgtcgaaactaaccattacttcattgtcatgaagatgtagatgtttaatctcattgacaaagtggtatgaatccttcacaaacgctgtagtgttgcctctgagtggtgagagtgttttcgcgacgtgctgagccaatctgtaggttggtgtgtcgatttggcttacaataggacgtagcggggcgtttggtttgtgtatctttggcaacccatacagtttaggtggttttgcgcatgtaggtattaagtaggtaacatctagactaAATgactgatcctaccaaaaaggtgttaacaactaccaccgccttggttaagaaacactccgaagcattaagtctagatgttacctacttaatacctacatgcgcaaaacctTCTAAACTGaatgggttgccaaagatacacaaaccaaacgccccgctacgtcctattgtaagccaaatcgacacaccaacctacagattggctcagcacgtcgcgaaaacactctcaccactcagaggcaacaccacagcgtttgtgaaggattcataccactttgtcaatgagattaaacatctccatcttcatgacaatgaagatgtaatggttagtttcgacgtacagtccttgtttacatgcctaccagttaaggattgtattgaaattgtttccaagaagctagcagagaacaacctacctctagaatatgcagaacttctcgagcactgcctcacatctggctacctactgtggaacaataaattctatgtacaagtagatggtgtagcgatgggctcgcctgtatcccctgtagtcgccgatatattcatggaagacttcgaggagacagccttaaaaacagctcctttcactcccaggttttataaacggtacgtagatgacactttcacaattttaccatctaaccaagtaaatgcatttttaaaacatctcaactccattaataacaaaattcaattcactatggagttggagaataataaatctcttgccttcttagacatattagttaaaagaaatcctgatcagaccattagtcacaccgtgtatcgaaagaagacccatacagataggtacttaaacggtgaatctcaccaccaccctaaacagttagctaccgtgggaaaatctttgtttcagagagcacacggactctgtgatgacagacaccttgccgctgagcttcaacacgtcaagcaagtactgcgagacaacaagctccaagttccacggccccatcacagaaaccgagtgaagccagccactgttgatcgtttgcctgctgtactaccatacatcagaggagtcactgacaagattggttacatcctgaagcgagcttcaattaaaacatacttcaagccgcccaagaagattagccagtccttaccatccgtcaagtgtcacatacctctacaagatgcaggagtatacaaactagattgtgactgcggcctctcttacatcggtcaaaccaaacgaagcatagggacccgcgttaaagaacacatagctgacgtgaaacaccgccgctcaacgaagtctgcagtcgccgaacatgctgaaggttccagccattatattagatttgaccaaccacagatcctcgctaaagaatccaaattcctacctaggatgtttcgcgaggctattgagattaaaaaacaccctaatttcaatagaaagatggctggaagatatcacctacttgggatccaataataaataaactcaaggccaaacccaagagcagcgctgcaagacatcaagacacagtgagctcatactgcgtaggtcggaccacaaataattaattaaaatatgaaggtagaacgagcaacatctcctgtcaagacgaacgccatctcagtctgcccgtgaccatgatacctgcaagggtttcgaaacgtcgggaactaaaatctaaaattaaaccgcgataaaatccgtaaaagtagtttcatttcaatgaaatgGTATTAGTCAACTAGCGCGCGTACACGAGTTCACTTGTTTATCGTGCACTTAGGTACTTGACACATTGAATCTGCCAGCTGGGaacaagatatttatttttcacattaaaaacttacattttttgTCATAATCGTAGTACTATTATAGGTATTCTTTGTCTTAATTACAGAAATATGTCGCAAGTTAAAACACGACAAATGTCAAGCTGCCCTGTCTTTGGTTTGCCAGAAAAGGTACCTCTTTCTCAGTTACCAACTTACAATGacattatgaaatattatttatttatcaaacacGAATTGAAGCCTGATATAACAACAAAAGAGCCAACAGTTCATGAAATATCTGAAAGGCTGGCTCAAGAAGTTTTAGAAATATGGAAAAAATCGTCGCTGCCAACTGTAAGTTTAAAAAGAATCCTACAATTGATTCGCGTTTATCATGATAAATA
This genomic interval carries:
- the LOC113508119 gene encoding LOW QUALITY PROTEIN: uncharacterized protein LOC113508119 (The sequence of the model RefSeq protein was modified relative to this genomic sequence to represent the inferred CDS: inserted 3 bases in 2 codons; substituted 3 bases at 3 genomic stop codons) is translated as MWLVQVTVMLEPNLTLLADKLIXKTKFNGMLNLLESSLLTLSFKLEDTVNAIMFSKLNILYPSIISPKQLFTEFVNNYRFLADXQFPLSLTLENIHTLLNVSEIASYYNNNKVVFALKIPLVNSRSYDLYHNIPYPVSVTHDTYTMIIPSTKYLAINRDRSYYSKLDNLSSCKTINNQYYICDNLDTYSCARTWICXSDIISKALKSVPSNCKTQFIXGQLDIWQTLANNTWLYVITNPSKLSIDCKASNTEVIISGTGMINLPPYCIAFYKDSRLIPKYYKTIKVQTIXINFNLVNDSCCNSETLSKLEPQIPVLNLTNINLDSITSRRNLETSRIVNNLDKLIEKPHIVLYGEYYSYVTIIIFVIIVISLFVLFCKFIKSGICHRLLNRQAFKCNMEKAEELTEVAASSSDISAPKIRKSLA